Proteins encoded in a region of the Drosophila sechellia strain sech25 chromosome 2L, ASM438219v1, whole genome shotgun sequence genome:
- the LOC6613476 gene encoding medium-chain acyl-CoA ligase ACSF2, mitochondrial, producing the protein MNSKLQTISRYMLRQKCAFNSMRSISTSMPTLISHKHHIGKDPLVYRTIGQQLELSAADFGDVEAIVSCHEGKRYSFKSLLQEADALAAGFRKLGLQPGDAVGLWAPNYMHWYLGMMGATRAGLTSVGLNPAYQGPEIAYCLNKVNVKAIIAPETFKTQNYYEILRDICPEIADAEPGKIRSEKFPHLRSVIINSNDGLKGALRFDDFLDLASKSERDEVAKIQKSILPESACNIQFTSGTTGNPKAACLTHYNFVNNGIHVGNRNELQGERICVQVPMFHAFGVIITIMAALTKGATIVLPAAGFSPKDSLQAIVNEKCSVIHGTPTMYVDLVNTQKKLQVPLGRIKKAVTGGAIVSPQLIKDVRQVLNVEAVHSVYGLTEATAVIFQSLPGDSSDVVLNSVGHLTDHIEAKVVDAEGRCVPFGQPGELCVRGYTTMLGYHGDEEKTKETIGNDRWLRTGDQFVLEANGYGRIVGRLKEMLIRGGENIFPKEIEDFLNAHPQVIEAHVIGVPDERLGEEVCAYVRLEEGVDPDSFTAETLKAYAKGKLAHFKVPRYVIPIDAFPKTTSGKIQKFKLVDAFKAKETELKAARA; encoded by the exons ATGAACAGCAAGCTGCAGACCATCTCCAGATACATGCTGAGGCAGAAATGTGCCTTCAACTCGATGCGCAG CATTTCCACCTCGATGCCCACACTGATCAGCCATAAGCACCATATTGGTAAGGATCCCTTGGTTTATCGCACCATTGGCCAGCAGTTGGAGCTATCAGCTGCGGATTTTGGCGATGTGGAGGCGATTGTCTCCTGCCACGAGGGCAAGCGGTACAGCTTTAAGAGCTTGCTGCAGGAAGCGGACGCCCTGGCGGCGGGTTTCCGGAAGTTGGGTCTGCAGCCGGGTGATGCAGTTGGTCTATGGGCACCAAACTACATGCACTGGTACTTGGGCATGATGGGAGCAACTCGAGCGGGTCTCACATCGGTTGGTCTGAATCCCGCTTACCAGGGACCCGAAATAGCCTACTGTCTGAATAAGGTCAATGTGAAGGCCATCATTGCGCCGGAGACCTTCAAAACGCAGAACTACTATGAGATCTTGAGAGATATCTGCCCGGAAATCGCGGATGCAGAGCCTGGCAAGATCCGTAGTGAGAAGTTCCCGCACCTGCGATCCGTAATCATCAACAGCAATGATGGCCTGAAGGGTGCCCTGCGCTTCGATGACTTCCTGGACCTGGCCAGCAAATCGGAGCGCGATGAAGTGGCCAAAATCCAGAAGAGCATTCTGCCCGAGTCTGCGTGCAATATTCAGTTCACATCGGGAACCACTGGCAATCCCAAGGCTGCCTGCCTTACCCATTACAATTTCGTCAACAATGGCATCCATGTGGGTAATCGCAATGAACTGCAAGGCGAGAGGATCTGTGTGCAGGTGCCCATGTTCCATGCCTTCGGTGTGATCATCACCATCATGGCTGCACTGACCAAAGGTGCCACCATAGTCCTGCCCGCTGCCGGTTTCAGTCCCAAGGACTCGTTGCAGGCCATCGTCAATGAGAAGTGCTCGGTGATCCATGGCACACCGACCATGTATGTGGATTTGGTCAACACGCAGAAGAAGCTGCAAGTGCCGCTGGGCAGGATCAAGAAGGCCGTAACCGGAGGTGCCATTGTATCGCCGCAGCTGATCAAGGATGTGAGGCAGGTTCTCAACGTGGAGGCGGTACACAGTGTCTATGGCCTGACGGAAGCCACAGCTGTGATCTTCCAATCCTTGCCCGGCGATAGCAGCGATGTTGTCCTCAACTCAGTTGGCCATCTGACGGATCACATTGAGGCCAAGGTGGTGGATGCCGAGGGCAGGTGTGTGCCATTTGGACAGCCCGGAGAGCTGTGCGTCCGCGGATATACCACAATGCTGGGCTACCACGGTGATGAGGAGAAAACAAAGGAAACCATCGGTAATGATAGGTGGTTGCGCACGGGCGATCAGTTTGTCCTGGAGGCCAATGGATATGGACGAATTGTCGGTCGCCTGAAGGAGATGCTCATCCGTGGTGGCGAAAATATTTTCCCCAAAGAGATCGAAGACTTTTTAAACGCCCATCCACAGGTCATTGAGGCGCAT GTGATTGGAGTGCCTGATGAGCGATTGGGTGAGGAAGTCTGCGCCTATGTTCGCCTGGAGGAGGGCGTGGACCCCGACTCCTTCACCGCGGAGACCTTGAAGGCCTATGCCAAGGGCAAACTGGCTCACTTCAAGGTGCCCAGATATGTGATCCCCATAGATGCATTCCCAAAAACCACCTCCGGCAAGATCCAGAAGTTCAAGCTGGTGGACGCCTTCAAGGCCAAGGAAACAGAGCTAAAAGCTGCCAGAGCTTAG